A DNA window from Comamonas fluminis contains the following coding sequences:
- a CDS encoding MlaD family protein produces the protein MAEEQLIDDELLDLKPVAHLRAKAAALLALTLLLIVGAAGYLLYARGVFEPTQQLVLTADDSEGVTVGMDMTFSGFAIGRVSKIELAKDGSVRILVDVPEKDAHWLRQSSVFTLVKGIVGGTTIKAYSGMLDDAPLPPDSVRPVLSGDATAELPQIINSAKEVLANVAAMTSTDSALGGSLAEVRKLAERMQGQGGALGVVLGSDEEAKKVTQLLERTSSVVARMDRMVARADSQVFDANGVMPQVKATVEQLNGLLADTRKSMAKVDSVLADLQVVGSNTKEASTDLGALRAEVESNLLRLESVLNDLQRKWPFAHKPDLKLP, from the coding sequence ATGGCCGAGGAGCAGTTGATTGACGATGAGCTGCTGGACCTCAAGCCCGTAGCCCATCTGCGCGCCAAGGCGGCGGCGCTGCTGGCGCTGACGCTGCTGCTGATTGTGGGTGCTGCTGGCTATCTGCTGTATGCGCGGGGCGTATTCGAGCCCACGCAACAACTGGTGCTGACGGCGGATGACTCCGAGGGCGTGACTGTGGGCATGGACATGACGTTCTCTGGCTTTGCCATTGGTCGTGTCAGCAAGATTGAGCTGGCCAAAGATGGTTCTGTGCGTATTCTGGTTGATGTGCCAGAGAAAGATGCCCACTGGCTGCGTCAGTCTAGTGTGTTCACGCTGGTCAAGGGCATTGTGGGTGGCACCACCATCAAGGCCTATTCAGGCATGCTGGATGATGCCCCTTTGCCCCCTGATTCTGTACGCCCTGTGCTGAGCGGGGACGCTACGGCAGAGCTGCCGCAGATCATCAACTCTGCCAAGGAAGTGCTGGCCAATGTGGCGGCCATGACTTCGACCGATTCGGCGCTGGGTGGCTCTCTGGCCGAAGTGCGCAAACTGGCGGAACGCATGCAAGGGCAGGGCGGCGCCCTGGGCGTAGTACTGGGCAGCGACGAAGAGGCCAAGAAAGTAACCCAGTTGCTGGAGCGCACCAGCTCCGTGGTGGCGCGCATGGACCGCATGGTGGCACGTGCGGATAGCCAAGTGTTTGATGCCAATGGCGTCATGCCCCAGGTCAAGGCAACCGTCGAGCAGCTCAACGGACTGCTGGCCGATACGCGCAAGAGCATGGCCAAGGTGGACTCGGTACTGGCTGATCTGCAGGTGGTGGGCAGCAATACCAAAGAAGCATCCACTGATCTCGGTGCCTTGCGCGCTGAAGTCGAGAGCAACTTGTTGCGCCTGGAATCCGTGCTCAATGATTTGCAGCGCAAATGGCCGTTCGCCCATAAACCGGATTTGAAGCTGCCATGA
- a CDS encoding porin, with protein sequence MKNSLIAIAAVLACASAAHAQSNVQLTGLVDMYAGSLKAPGTDRTGVVGSGGLTTSWWGLKGTEDLGGGLKADFNITAFFRADSGEMNRGIPGDTFFSRDANVGLSGSFGRVGLGRGMAPNFLPTILTNPFGDSFTVSPLVLHANVPNFSAGWTNAQVTTGTDTGWSNQIVYSTPDFSGLKANVHYQFGEQSASGQRGKKNVGANVLYGAGPLNLTAFYERVQIAGAQGHTVQDTKSDWMVGGSYNFNVVKLYGTYGQAKVKAQTLPVDIKNTTYSLGLDVPVTGTAGTFKAAAAHTKSEVGLDEGKRTTYTLGYDHFLSKRTDVYGAVMYDRVKWTDTKSGTSVAVGIRHRF encoded by the coding sequence ATGAAGAATTCCTTGATCGCTATCGCTGCTGTGCTGGCATGCGCCAGCGCCGCTCACGCTCAAAGCAATGTGCAACTGACTGGCTTGGTAGATATGTATGCCGGCTCTTTGAAGGCACCCGGCACTGATCGCACCGGTGTCGTTGGCTCTGGCGGCCTGACTACCTCCTGGTGGGGCCTGAAAGGCACTGAAGATCTGGGTGGTGGCCTCAAGGCGGACTTCAATATCACTGCCTTCTTCCGCGCAGACAGCGGTGAGATGAATCGCGGTATTCCCGGCGATACCTTTTTCTCTCGCGATGCAAACGTCGGTCTGAGCGGCAGCTTTGGTCGCGTGGGCCTGGGCCGCGGCATGGCTCCTAACTTCCTGCCTACCATTCTGACCAACCCCTTTGGGGACTCTTTCACAGTCTCCCCACTGGTGCTGCATGCAAACGTGCCTAACTTCTCTGCAGGCTGGACAAATGCACAAGTCACCACTGGTACGGATACCGGCTGGAGCAACCAGATTGTTTACTCCACCCCTGATTTCAGCGGTCTGAAGGCCAATGTTCACTATCAGTTTGGCGAGCAGTCTGCCTCTGGTCAACGCGGCAAAAAGAACGTCGGTGCAAACGTGCTGTACGGTGCAGGCCCACTGAACCTGACTGCCTTCTATGAACGCGTTCAGATCGCTGGCGCTCAAGGCCACACCGTCCAAGATACCAAGAGCGACTGGATGGTCGGCGGCTCTTACAACTTCAACGTTGTGAAACTGTATGGCACTTATGGCCAGGCCAAGGTCAAAGCTCAGACTCTGCCAGTAGATATCAAGAACACCACTTACTCTCTGGGTCTGGACGTGCCCGTGACAGGCACCGCTGGCACCTTCAAGGCTGCAGCAGCTCACACCAAGTCTGAAGTGGGTCTGGATGAAGGCAAACGCACCACTTACACCCTGGGCTACGACCACTTTCTGTCCAAGCGCACCGACGTTTACGGTGCTGTGATGTATGACCGCGTGAAGTGGACAGACACCAAGTCTGGCACCAGCGTGGCTGTGGGTATCCGTCACCGCTTCTAA
- a CDS encoding 3-keto-5-aminohexanoate cleavage protein codes for MKQKKVIITCAVTGAIHTPSMSPYLPRTPDEIAQAAIDASKAGAAVVHLHARDPQNGKPSQDPELFRQFLPRIASECDAIINITSGGSPIMTVEERLQPALVFEPEIVSLNMGTMNFGLYEMLNRFKDFKYDWEEPYLKNSDANIFRNTFRDIEHILRTCGETGTRFEIECYDVGHLYTAAHFRDRGLLTGPLFIQTVFGIRGGIGVHYEDVLMMKRTADRLFGDDYVWSVLGAGRHQIPIATMSAALGGNVRVGLEDSLWGQPGQLAKSSAEQVTRIRSILEALSLEIATPADVREILQLKDRSRMKL; via the coding sequence ATGAAGCAGAAGAAAGTCATCATCACTTGTGCAGTAACGGGCGCCATCCACACCCCCTCGATGTCGCCCTACCTGCCCAGGACACCCGATGAAATTGCGCAAGCCGCTATCGATGCGTCAAAGGCTGGTGCTGCTGTGGTTCACCTGCATGCACGTGATCCGCAGAATGGCAAGCCATCGCAGGATCCTGAACTCTTTCGCCAGTTTCTGCCGCGCATTGCAAGCGAGTGTGATGCCATCATCAACATCACCTCTGGTGGCTCACCCATCATGACGGTGGAAGAGCGCTTGCAGCCGGCCCTGGTGTTTGAGCCTGAGATCGTTTCACTCAATATGGGGACGATGAACTTCGGGCTGTATGAGATGTTGAATCGCTTCAAGGACTTCAAATACGACTGGGAAGAGCCGTACCTGAAGAACAGCGATGCCAACATCTTCCGCAACACCTTCCGCGATATCGAACACATTCTGCGCACCTGTGGAGAGACCGGTACGCGGTTTGAAATCGAGTGCTACGACGTGGGGCACCTCTACACCGCAGCACATTTTCGTGATCGAGGCTTGCTGACCGGACCACTGTTTATCCAGACCGTATTCGGCATTCGTGGAGGCATTGGCGTGCACTACGAAGACGTGCTGATGATGAAGCGCACGGCAGACCGATTGTTTGGTGACGACTATGTGTGGTCGGTCTTGGGTGCTGGTCGTCATCAAATACCCATTGCAACCATGTCGGCCGCACTGGGCGGCAACGTACGCGTGGGCCTTGAGGACAGCCTGTGGGGCCAGCCAGGTCAGCTGGCAAAAAGCAGCGCAGAACAAGTCACGCGCATACGCTCCATTCTTGAAGCCCTGTCGCTGGAGATTGCAACTCCCGCAGATGTGCGCGAGATACTCCAACTGAAAGATCGCTCACGCATGAAGCTGTAA
- a CDS encoding nuclear transport factor 2 family protein, which produces MSTNTQTTLNTLQQEITQCEQQRCDALVKGDIAALEKLLTQDLVHIHANGQGEDLSAYLNTVAQHLEFLTVQRVDLKIRASNAALNVAVATGELKQTIRVRANGQQVDMRIVTTQVWQRDDANGQWKQSSFHATNIA; this is translated from the coding sequence ATGAGCACCAACACACAAACGACTTTGAACACACTGCAGCAAGAGATCACGCAATGCGAACAACAGCGTTGCGATGCGCTGGTAAAGGGCGATATTGCCGCACTGGAAAAGCTGCTTACGCAGGATCTGGTTCACATTCACGCCAACGGGCAAGGCGAAGACCTGAGCGCTTATCTGAACACCGTCGCTCAGCATCTGGAGTTTTTGACGGTCCAGCGTGTGGATCTGAAGATCCGCGCATCCAATGCAGCACTCAATGTGGCAGTGGCAACAGGTGAGTTGAAGCAGACCATCCGCGTACGCGCCAATGGCCAGCAAGTTGACATGCGCATTGTGACAACGCAGGTCTGGCAGCGCGACGATGCCAATGGCCAATGGAAGCAATCGTCATTTCACGCCACCAATATTGCGTAA
- a CDS encoding fumarylacetoacetate hydrolase family protein: MKLATFEASNGRVALGIVTAQERVIDISRHLPQAPRDMISLIANWAEWQPALAALATGAGEWAVSEVRLHAPVPRPGKILGIGLNYADHVAEANMARPEVQLWFTKLPTSARGPFDSIDLPKVSEQLDYEAEMAFVIGRRCRHATREQAAEAIFGYCVANDVSVRDWQLRTSQFMLGKSFDTHAPFGPWITTSDEIANPHALDIRGLVNGEVRQSSNTHELIFDCFDQIVHLSQVCTLEPGDIILSGTPGGVGAGFKPPRWLKAGDVVRVEIQGLGHIENRVETEA; the protein is encoded by the coding sequence ATGAAACTTGCTACTTTTGAAGCGTCCAACGGACGCGTTGCACTCGGCATCGTGACGGCGCAAGAGCGCGTTATCGATATCTCGCGGCACCTTCCCCAGGCACCCCGCGACATGATTTCACTGATCGCCAACTGGGCCGAATGGCAGCCTGCTCTTGCAGCGCTGGCGACAGGTGCCGGTGAATGGGCAGTCAGCGAAGTTCGCCTGCACGCCCCTGTTCCCCGCCCCGGAAAGATCCTTGGCATTGGCCTCAACTACGCAGACCACGTTGCCGAAGCCAATATGGCGCGCCCCGAGGTGCAGCTGTGGTTCACCAAACTGCCCACCAGCGCACGCGGCCCCTTCGACAGCATTGACCTTCCCAAGGTTTCCGAGCAACTGGACTACGAAGCCGAGATGGCCTTTGTGATCGGCCGCCGCTGCCGCCATGCAACCCGCGAACAGGCGGCTGAAGCCATCTTCGGCTACTGCGTGGCCAACGATGTAAGCGTGCGCGACTGGCAACTGCGCACATCCCAGTTCATGCTGGGCAAGTCGTTCGACACACATGCCCCATTCGGCCCATGGATTACCACCAGCGACGAAATCGCCAACCCACATGCGCTGGACATTCGTGGTCTGGTCAACGGCGAAGTGCGCCAATCATCCAACACCCACGAGCTGATTTTTGACTGCTTCGACCAGATCGTTCACCTCTCCCAAGTCTGCACGCTGGAGCCAGGAGACATCATTCTGAGTGGTACCCCTGGCGGGGTAGGCGCAGGCTTCAAGCCTCCACGCTGGCTCAAGGCTGGCGACGTAGTCCGCGTAGAAATCCAAGGCCTGGGTCATATCGAAAACCGAGTGGAGACAGAAGCATGA
- a CDS encoding VOC family protein: MTEIATATQSPVPFKMAHFVLRCTRYREVVDWHLKVFQARVVHENDFLTFITYDDEHHRAAFIKIDGLVPRPENCEGIDHIAFSYRTVSELLMHYQRLKALDIQPAWAINHGPTTSLYYRDPEGTLIEFQVDNFTTHEEAAAYFKTSHFEDNPIGVEFDPDAMVQLWHAGASEAELAKQGTAALPGGNVGPKS; the protein is encoded by the coding sequence ATGACAGAAATTGCTACGGCAACGCAATCACCTGTGCCATTCAAAATGGCGCATTTTGTGCTGCGCTGCACACGGTATCGCGAGGTGGTGGACTGGCACCTCAAGGTCTTCCAGGCACGCGTAGTTCATGAAAATGATTTCCTCACTTTCATCACCTACGACGACGAACATCACCGCGCAGCCTTCATCAAGATCGATGGTCTGGTCCCTCGTCCGGAGAATTGCGAGGGCATAGACCATATCGCATTCAGCTATCGCACCGTCAGCGAGCTGCTCATGCACTATCAGCGTCTGAAGGCTCTGGACATTCAGCCCGCCTGGGCCATCAACCACGGCCCCACTACATCGCTGTACTACCGCGATCCTGAAGGGACTCTGATCGAGTTCCAGGTAGACAACTTCACTACGCACGAAGAAGCCGCTGCGTACTTCAAGACCTCGCACTTTGAAGACAACCCTATCGGGGTGGAATTTGATCCTGATGCCATGGTGCAACTGTGGCATGCCGGGGCAAGCGAGGCGGAACTGGCCAAGCAAGGCACAGCAGCACTACCTGGTGGCAATGTCGGCCCCAAATCCTGA
- a CDS encoding helix-turn-helix domain-containing protein yields the protein MLNPNQITPPAHTGGITFECEDFPVNFSPIQEFGWSSIHYVKPGSQQHSISMVRDTHTLLIFDRGSYSDGWRSVDGLRIGQRGILGTGVDVVPAGSQLNAWSGLKSNIGCTLISVDPQRLDPILGEDERAYQFRPASNLCNELLVAVASRISAWVALDQRERGGLQTETLLTLLAQELSRVQHGSGTGSVHRGGLAPRVERQVREFVNESLSASINLETLASLAGLSRFHFSRAFKASFGLSPHKYVQQERLRRACELMEHSDQSITDIALQVGFASSSELARTFKQLKGFSPRQFRNALSSRTAQDLP from the coding sequence ATGCTCAACCCCAACCAGATCACCCCACCCGCACACACAGGAGGTATTACCTTTGAGTGCGAGGATTTCCCTGTGAATTTTTCGCCGATTCAGGAATTTGGCTGGAGCAGCATTCACTATGTAAAGCCCGGAAGCCAGCAACACTCCATTTCCATGGTGCGAGACACGCACACCCTGCTGATCTTTGACCGAGGCAGTTACAGCGATGGCTGGCGCAGCGTTGATGGACTGCGCATCGGACAGCGCGGCATTCTCGGCACGGGTGTGGATGTGGTCCCTGCAGGCTCGCAACTCAATGCATGGTCGGGACTCAAAAGTAACATCGGTTGCACGCTGATCTCGGTTGATCCTCAGCGACTGGATCCGATTCTGGGAGAGGATGAACGGGCATACCAGTTCCGTCCCGCTTCCAATCTGTGCAACGAACTACTCGTTGCAGTGGCCTCTCGCATCAGCGCCTGGGTCGCCCTAGATCAACGCGAGCGCGGTGGCCTGCAAACTGAAACACTGCTGACGCTGCTGGCTCAAGAGCTGTCACGCGTGCAGCACGGCTCAGGCACTGGCAGCGTGCACCGTGGGGGCTTGGCTCCCCGCGTTGAACGGCAGGTGCGTGAGTTCGTCAATGAGTCCCTGAGCGCAAGCATCAACCTCGAAACGCTTGCAAGCCTTGCAGGCCTGAGCCGTTTCCATTTTTCACGTGCGTTCAAGGCCTCGTTTGGCCTGTCACCCCACAAATACGTGCAGCAGGAACGTCTGCGCCGCGCTTGCGAGCTGATGGAGCACTCAGACCAGTCCATTACCGACATTGCGCTGCAGGTGGGCTTTGCTTCATCCAGTGAATTGGCTCGAACCTTCAAGCAGCTCAAAGGATTTTCGCCACGCCAGTTTCGCAATGCCCTGTCCAGCCGCACTGCGCAGGACTTACCCTGA
- a CDS encoding FAD-dependent monooxygenase yields the protein MANQTTTQSVDAPVIIAGAGPAGMCIAIDLAQRGIASVILESRKKDARFAARTNLTNTRSMEHFRRWGMADALRANIPLGPEISRDIRFVTRGNGHVLANFPGGVQFADRAPFASEVSLWGPQAAIERTIRERVAALPLIDVRFEANFTEFSQSDEGVTVSYTDAQGETKQVRGLYFVGADGSRSQVRKQLGIKMAGIANLVYGFSWLFYSPQLKKIMEDNTGLAAMTWFTNEDRSSGILAPQHSDGHFQYFSAPVNEEFDGNNWEAVRAKLFADIGMEFETEVVSGGELWIHSLCAPRFKEGRVFLAGDAAHLVSPFGGFGMNASIGDSADLSWKLAAAIQGWGGQKLLDSYCSERRSIFAWIQELCEESTKHVGPSYVREGMEENSPRGEAIRNELGQSIIGAKSREFVSLGAQLGYVYRNSPIIVEDGQVAPQSTFGDYVSSAAPGARAPHVWLGDESLYDRFSEGFTLLCVNHNDAAAEALEQAAQRRGIPFKVVSVEHADLPALYEARLALIRPDHHVVWRGNALPQNVDALLATVTGSGV from the coding sequence ATGGCGAATCAAACTACCACCCAATCCGTAGATGCCCCCGTCATCATCGCCGGCGCAGGCCCTGCAGGCATGTGCATTGCGATCGATCTGGCCCAGCGCGGCATCGCCAGCGTCATTCTGGAATCGCGCAAAAAGGACGCCAGGTTTGCGGCCCGTACCAACCTGACCAACACCCGTTCGATGGAGCATTTCCGTCGTTGGGGGATGGCAGATGCACTGCGCGCCAATATTCCGCTGGGCCCTGAGATCAGCCGCGACATTCGCTTTGTGACCCGTGGCAATGGCCATGTACTGGCAAACTTCCCGGGCGGCGTGCAGTTTGCAGATCGCGCACCGTTTGCTTCTGAAGTGTCGCTGTGGGGTCCGCAAGCCGCCATCGAGCGCACGATCCGCGAGCGCGTAGCCGCTTTGCCTTTGATTGATGTGCGCTTCGAAGCCAATTTCACCGAATTCTCTCAATCCGATGAAGGCGTCACCGTCAGCTATACGGATGCGCAAGGCGAGACCAAGCAGGTGCGCGGCCTGTACTTTGTGGGTGCTGACGGCAGCCGCAGCCAGGTTCGCAAGCAGCTGGGCATCAAGATGGCAGGTATTGCCAATCTGGTCTATGGCTTCTCGTGGCTGTTTTATTCCCCCCAGCTCAAGAAGATCATGGAGGACAACACGGGGCTGGCCGCCATGACCTGGTTCACCAACGAGGACCGTTCCTCAGGCATTCTGGCTCCGCAGCACAGCGATGGCCATTTCCAGTACTTCTCGGCTCCTGTGAACGAAGAGTTCGACGGCAACAACTGGGAGGCCGTGCGCGCGAAGTTGTTTGCGGACATCGGCATGGAGTTCGAAACCGAGGTCGTCAGCGGCGGCGAGCTGTGGATTCACTCGCTGTGCGCGCCGCGTTTCAAGGAAGGCCGTGTTTTCCTGGCGGGCGATGCGGCTCACCTGGTTTCGCCCTTTGGTGGCTTTGGCATGAATGCCTCTATCGGCGATTCGGCAGACCTGTCCTGGAAGCTGGCTGCCGCCATTCAAGGCTGGGGTGGCCAAAAGCTGTTGGACAGCTACTGCAGCGAGCGCCGCAGCATCTTTGCCTGGATTCAGGAGCTGTGCGAGGAAAGCACCAAGCACGTCGGCCCCTCCTATGTGCGCGAAGGCATGGAAGAAAATTCGCCACGCGGCGAAGCCATTCGCAATGAACTGGGCCAGAGCATCATTGGCGCCAAGTCGCGTGAATTCGTGAGCCTGGGCGCACAGCTGGGCTATGTGTACCGCAACTCGCCCATCATCGTGGAAGATGGCCAGGTGGCGCCGCAATCCACCTTTGGCGACTATGTCTCCAGCGCCGCCCCAGGTGCCCGCGCACCGCACGTGTGGCTGGGTGATGAGTCGCTGTATGACCGCTTCAGCGAAGGCTTCACGCTGCTGTGCGTGAACCACAACGACGCAGCAGCAGAAGCCCTGGAGCAGGCCGCCCAGCGCCGCGGTATTCCCTTCAAGGTGGTGAGCGTCGAGCACGCCGATTTGCCTGCACTGTATGAAGCGCGCCTGGCACTGATTCGTCCGGATCATCACGTCGTCTGGCGTGGCAACGCACTGCCGCAGAACGTGGATGCCTTGCTGGCCACGGTCACCGGCTCGGGAGTATGA
- a CDS encoding alpha/beta fold hydrolase: MSTSLKHLELGGIRWAYREQGQGPLVLMSHGTFLDHSLWDTLAEALSDRFRCVQLDLPGHGQSGFWPQGWGVADLVRLYPQLIAALGETQATLVGLSIGGAISLRVAAEHPECVNALVYMDAAVDAPGPAHLDNLKALAQQLGSLSDEKERAALFTAEPFQRLMHTPGWRDQNPQLAAHELQVQLSHPRAAYPLLAGVVASLNPMSQRLSEVRCPVLALWGADDPGAIWNDVIRNGLPSVSLHLVPNAGHHLPYDQPQQCVDLVSAFLDGIVKNS; this comes from the coding sequence ATGAGCACATCCTTGAAACACCTTGAACTGGGAGGCATCCGTTGGGCCTACCGCGAGCAGGGCCAGGGGCCGCTGGTGCTGATGAGCCACGGCACTTTTCTCGATCACTCTTTGTGGGACACGCTGGCGGAGGCGCTCAGCGATCGCTTTCGCTGCGTGCAGCTTGATCTGCCGGGGCATGGCCAATCGGGGTTCTGGCCGCAAGGCTGGGGCGTGGCCGATCTGGTGCGCCTTTACCCGCAACTGATCGCAGCGCTGGGCGAAACCCAGGCCACGCTGGTGGGCTTGTCGATTGGCGGCGCGATTTCCTTGCGTGTGGCGGCTGAGCACCCTGAATGTGTGAATGCGCTGGTGTACATGGACGCTGCCGTTGACGCCCCGGGGCCAGCGCATCTGGACAATCTCAAGGCGCTGGCGCAGCAGCTTGGCAGCCTGAGCGATGAAAAGGAACGAGCCGCGCTGTTCACCGCCGAGCCATTTCAACGGCTCATGCACACACCGGGCTGGCGCGATCAAAACCCGCAACTCGCAGCACATGAGTTGCAAGTGCAGCTGTCGCACCCGCGTGCAGCTTACCCGCTGCTGGCGGGGGTGGTGGCATCGCTCAACCCCATGTCGCAGAGGCTTTCCGAAGTGCGCTGCCCGGTGCTGGCCCTGTGGGGGGCTGATGACCCGGGAGCCATTTGGAATGATGTGATTCGCAACGGACTGCCCTCGGTCAGCCTGCATCTGGTGCCGAATGCCGGTCATCACCTGCCTTATGACCAGCCCCAGCAGTGCGTGGATCTTGTCAGTGCGTTCCTCGATGGCATTGTCAAAAACAGCTAG